The following coding sequences lie in one Arachis hypogaea cultivar Tifrunner chromosome 4, arahy.Tifrunner.gnm2.J5K5, whole genome shotgun sequence genomic window:
- the LOC112796172 gene encoding 2-succinylbenzoate--CoA ligase, chloroplastic/peroxisomal isoform X1, producing the protein MAKHHSLPHICQCLSRLLTLRLHVPVTIAGHRKMTGRELVEQVLALAQGLLDLGVTSGDVIAISAFNSDWYLEWLLAIAFVGGIAAPLNYRWSFEEAKFAMTVVKPVMLVTDESSQTWYSKLLKTDVPSLRWHALLDSTSSDLAKEWNGIAGLHSEMLKKHHVKPLPFDYSWAPDGAVMICFTSGTTGKPKGVTLSHGALIVQSLAKIAIVGYNEDDVYLHTTPLCHIGGLSSALTMLMVGGCHVLMPKFDPKSAVDAIERYGVTSLITVPAIMASLISLIRHKETWKGGETVKKILNGGGSLSLELIKDTNLFFHKAKLISAYGMTETCSSMTFMNLYDPMHETTISQNLQIVGEAASSNSIHQPQGICVGKAAPHVELKICEDDGTSHIGRILTRGPHTMLRYWDQTLTSSSNGRSEAWFDTGDIGSIDNHGNLWLLGRTNGRIKSGGENIYPEEVEAILQGHPGITSVVVVGIPDAYLTEMVAACIQLTENWQWLDQSNSNQEFYISKKSLHQYCIQHNLSRFKIPKMFLLWGKPFPLTTTGKVRRDQIRKELMCRLQSLHSNL; encoded by the exons ATGGCTAAACACCACTCTCTCCCTCATATATGCCAATGTTTGAGTCGCTTGCTGACTCTCCGGCTACATGTTCCGGTCACAATTGCCGGTCACCGGAAAATGACTGGGCGAGAGCTTGTGGAGCAAGTTCTGGCCTTGGCTCAAGGCTTGCTCGACCTAGGTGTCACATCCGGGGATGTAATTGCCATCTCCGCATTCAACAG TGATTGGTATCTCGAGTGGTTGTTAGCCATTGCGTTTGTTGGTGGAATAGCCGCACCTCTGAACTATCGCTGG AGTTTTGAAGAGGCGAAATTCGCAATGACTGTGGTGAAGCCAGTGATGTTAGTCACTGATGAGAGCAGCCAAACATGGTACTCAAAACTTCTGAAAACGGATGTTCCATCTCTGAGATGGCATGCTTTATTGGATTCCACTTCCTCAGATTTAGCAAAGGAGTGGAATGGTATTGCTG GGTTGCACTCAGAAATGCTCAAGAAGCATCACGTAAAGCCTCTACCATTTGATTATTCCTGGGCGCCTGATGGTGCTGTAATGATATGCTTTACTTCAG GAACAACAGGAAAGCCTAAAGGAGTAACACTAAGCCATGGAGCATTGATCGTACAATCACTGGCAAAGATTGCCATAGTTGGATACAATGAGGATGAT GTTTATCTGCATACTACTCCATTATGCCATATTGGGGGATTGTCATCGGCTTTAACCATGCTTATGGTTGGAGGTTGCCATGTCTTGATGCCGAAGTTCGATCCAAAATCAGCTGTTGATGCCATAGAGCGATACGGGGTGACATCTCTGATCACAGTCCCTGCAATAATGGCCAGTCTCATTTCTCTAATTAG GCACAAAGAGACATGGAAAGGGGGAGAAACCGTAAAGAAAATACTTAATGGGGGTGGAAGCCTCTCACTTGAGCTCATCAAGGATACTAACTTATTCTTCCATAAAGCTAAGCTTATCTCAGCTTATG GGATGACAGAGACATGTTCTTCAATGACATTCATGAACCTTTATGATCcaatgcatgaaaccaccattaGCCAGAACCTTCAAATAGTTGGTGAGGCAGCATCATCAAATTCCATTCACCAGCCTCAAGGTATATGTGTTGGCAAAGCTGCACCTCATGTAGAACTTAAAATATGCGAAGATGATGGCACTAGTCACATAGGGAGAATTTTAACTAGAGGACCACACACAATGCTCAGGTATTGGGATCAAACTCTCACAAGTTCATCAAATGGCAGGAGTGAAGCATGGTTTGATACAGGTGACATTGGATCAATTGATAATCATGGTAATTTGTGGCTCCTTGGACGAACAAATGGTCGAATCAAGAGTGGTGGGGAGAACATTTACCCTGAAGAG GTTGAAGCAATTCTACAAGGACATCCAGGGATTACAAGTGTTGTTGTTGTAGGAATCCCAGATGCCTATCTTACAGAAATGGTAGCAGCATGTATCCAACTAACAGAAAATTGGCAATGGTTAGATCAATCTAATTCAAATCAAGAGTTTTACATATCTAAAAAGAGTCTCCACCAATATTGTATTCAACATAATCTAAGCAG GTTTAAGATACCAAAGATGTTTTTACTGTGGGGAAAGCCTTTTCCACTCACTACCACAGGAAAAGTAAGAAGAGACCAAATCCGCAAGGAATTAATGTGTCGGCTACAATCTTTGCATAGTAATCTTTGA
- the LOC112796172 gene encoding 2-succinylbenzoate--CoA ligase, chloroplastic/peroxisomal isoform X2 — protein MAKHHSLPHICQCLSRLLTLRLHVPVTIAGHRKMTGRELVEQVLALAQGLLDLGVTSGDVIAISAFNSDWYLEWLLAIAFVGGIAAPLNYRWSFEEAKFAMTVVKPVMLVTDESSQTWYSKLLKTDVPSLRWHALLDSTSSDLAKEWNGLHSEMLKKHHVKPLPFDYSWAPDGAVMICFTSGTTGKPKGVTLSHGALIVQSLAKIAIVGYNEDDVYLHTTPLCHIGGLSSALTMLMVGGCHVLMPKFDPKSAVDAIERYGVTSLITVPAIMASLISLIRHKETWKGGETVKKILNGGGSLSLELIKDTNLFFHKAKLISAYGMTETCSSMTFMNLYDPMHETTISQNLQIVGEAASSNSIHQPQGICVGKAAPHVELKICEDDGTSHIGRILTRGPHTMLRYWDQTLTSSSNGRSEAWFDTGDIGSIDNHGNLWLLGRTNGRIKSGGENIYPEEVEAILQGHPGITSVVVVGIPDAYLTEMVAACIQLTENWQWLDQSNSNQEFYISKKSLHQYCIQHNLSRFKIPKMFLLWGKPFPLTTTGKVRRDQIRKELMCRLQSLHSNL, from the exons ATGGCTAAACACCACTCTCTCCCTCATATATGCCAATGTTTGAGTCGCTTGCTGACTCTCCGGCTACATGTTCCGGTCACAATTGCCGGTCACCGGAAAATGACTGGGCGAGAGCTTGTGGAGCAAGTTCTGGCCTTGGCTCAAGGCTTGCTCGACCTAGGTGTCACATCCGGGGATGTAATTGCCATCTCCGCATTCAACAG TGATTGGTATCTCGAGTGGTTGTTAGCCATTGCGTTTGTTGGTGGAATAGCCGCACCTCTGAACTATCGCTGG AGTTTTGAAGAGGCGAAATTCGCAATGACTGTGGTGAAGCCAGTGATGTTAGTCACTGATGAGAGCAGCCAAACATGGTACTCAAAACTTCTGAAAACGGATGTTCCATCTCTGAGATGGCATGCTTTATTGGATTCCACTTCCTCAGATTTAGCAAAGGAGTGGAATG GGTTGCACTCAGAAATGCTCAAGAAGCATCACGTAAAGCCTCTACCATTTGATTATTCCTGGGCGCCTGATGGTGCTGTAATGATATGCTTTACTTCAG GAACAACAGGAAAGCCTAAAGGAGTAACACTAAGCCATGGAGCATTGATCGTACAATCACTGGCAAAGATTGCCATAGTTGGATACAATGAGGATGAT GTTTATCTGCATACTACTCCATTATGCCATATTGGGGGATTGTCATCGGCTTTAACCATGCTTATGGTTGGAGGTTGCCATGTCTTGATGCCGAAGTTCGATCCAAAATCAGCTGTTGATGCCATAGAGCGATACGGGGTGACATCTCTGATCACAGTCCCTGCAATAATGGCCAGTCTCATTTCTCTAATTAG GCACAAAGAGACATGGAAAGGGGGAGAAACCGTAAAGAAAATACTTAATGGGGGTGGAAGCCTCTCACTTGAGCTCATCAAGGATACTAACTTATTCTTCCATAAAGCTAAGCTTATCTCAGCTTATG GGATGACAGAGACATGTTCTTCAATGACATTCATGAACCTTTATGATCcaatgcatgaaaccaccattaGCCAGAACCTTCAAATAGTTGGTGAGGCAGCATCATCAAATTCCATTCACCAGCCTCAAGGTATATGTGTTGGCAAAGCTGCACCTCATGTAGAACTTAAAATATGCGAAGATGATGGCACTAGTCACATAGGGAGAATTTTAACTAGAGGACCACACACAATGCTCAGGTATTGGGATCAAACTCTCACAAGTTCATCAAATGGCAGGAGTGAAGCATGGTTTGATACAGGTGACATTGGATCAATTGATAATCATGGTAATTTGTGGCTCCTTGGACGAACAAATGGTCGAATCAAGAGTGGTGGGGAGAACATTTACCCTGAAGAG GTTGAAGCAATTCTACAAGGACATCCAGGGATTACAAGTGTTGTTGTTGTAGGAATCCCAGATGCCTATCTTACAGAAATGGTAGCAGCATGTATCCAACTAACAGAAAATTGGCAATGGTTAGATCAATCTAATTCAAATCAAGAGTTTTACATATCTAAAAAGAGTCTCCACCAATATTGTATTCAACATAATCTAAGCAG GTTTAAGATACCAAAGATGTTTTTACTGTGGGGAAAGCCTTTTCCACTCACTACCACAGGAAAAGTAAGAAGAGACCAAATCCGCAAGGAATTAATGTGTCGGCTACAATCTTTGCATAGTAATCTTTGA
- the LOC112796172 gene encoding 2-succinylbenzoate--CoA ligase, chloroplastic/peroxisomal isoform X4, which yields MPMFESLADSPATCSGHNCRSPENDWARACGASSGLGSRLARPRCHIRGCNCHLRIQQSFEEAKFAMTVVKPVMLVTDESSQTWYSKLLKTDVPSLRWHALLDSTSSDLAKEWNGLHSEMLKKHHVKPLPFDYSWAPDGAVMICFTSGTTGKPKGVTLSHGALIVQSLAKIAIVGYNEDDVYLHTTPLCHIGGLSSALTMLMVGGCHVLMPKFDPKSAVDAIERYGVTSLITVPAIMASLISLIRHKETWKGGETVKKILNGGGSLSLELIKDTNLFFHKAKLISAYGMTETCSSMTFMNLYDPMHETTISQNLQIVGEAASSNSIHQPQGICVGKAAPHVELKICEDDGTSHIGRILTRGPHTMLRYWDQTLTSSSNGRSEAWFDTGDIGSIDNHGNLWLLGRTNGRIKSGGENIYPEEVEAILQGHPGITSVVVVGIPDAYLTEMVAACIQLTENWQWLDQSNSNQEFYISKKSLHQYCIQHNLSRFKIPKMFLLWGKPFPLTTTGKVRRDQIRKELMCRLQSLHSNL from the exons ATGCCAATGTTTGAGTCGCTTGCTGACTCTCCGGCTACATGTTCCGGTCACAATTGCCGGTCACCGGAAAATGACTGGGCGAGAGCTTGTGGAGCAAGTTCTGGCCTTGGCTCAAGGCTTGCTCGACCTAGGTGTCACATCCGGGGATGTAATTGCCATCTCCGCATTCAACAG AGTTTTGAAGAGGCGAAATTCGCAATGACTGTGGTGAAGCCAGTGATGTTAGTCACTGATGAGAGCAGCCAAACATGGTACTCAAAACTTCTGAAAACGGATGTTCCATCTCTGAGATGGCATGCTTTATTGGATTCCACTTCCTCAGATTTAGCAAAGGAGTGGAATG GGTTGCACTCAGAAATGCTCAAGAAGCATCACGTAAAGCCTCTACCATTTGATTATTCCTGGGCGCCTGATGGTGCTGTAATGATATGCTTTACTTCAG GAACAACAGGAAAGCCTAAAGGAGTAACACTAAGCCATGGAGCATTGATCGTACAATCACTGGCAAAGATTGCCATAGTTGGATACAATGAGGATGAT GTTTATCTGCATACTACTCCATTATGCCATATTGGGGGATTGTCATCGGCTTTAACCATGCTTATGGTTGGAGGTTGCCATGTCTTGATGCCGAAGTTCGATCCAAAATCAGCTGTTGATGCCATAGAGCGATACGGGGTGACATCTCTGATCACAGTCCCTGCAATAATGGCCAGTCTCATTTCTCTAATTAG GCACAAAGAGACATGGAAAGGGGGAGAAACCGTAAAGAAAATACTTAATGGGGGTGGAAGCCTCTCACTTGAGCTCATCAAGGATACTAACTTATTCTTCCATAAAGCTAAGCTTATCTCAGCTTATG GGATGACAGAGACATGTTCTTCAATGACATTCATGAACCTTTATGATCcaatgcatgaaaccaccattaGCCAGAACCTTCAAATAGTTGGTGAGGCAGCATCATCAAATTCCATTCACCAGCCTCAAGGTATATGTGTTGGCAAAGCTGCACCTCATGTAGAACTTAAAATATGCGAAGATGATGGCACTAGTCACATAGGGAGAATTTTAACTAGAGGACCACACACAATGCTCAGGTATTGGGATCAAACTCTCACAAGTTCATCAAATGGCAGGAGTGAAGCATGGTTTGATACAGGTGACATTGGATCAATTGATAATCATGGTAATTTGTGGCTCCTTGGACGAACAAATGGTCGAATCAAGAGTGGTGGGGAGAACATTTACCCTGAAGAG GTTGAAGCAATTCTACAAGGACATCCAGGGATTACAAGTGTTGTTGTTGTAGGAATCCCAGATGCCTATCTTACAGAAATGGTAGCAGCATGTATCCAACTAACAGAAAATTGGCAATGGTTAGATCAATCTAATTCAAATCAAGAGTTTTACATATCTAAAAAGAGTCTCCACCAATATTGTATTCAACATAATCTAAGCAG GTTTAAGATACCAAAGATGTTTTTACTGTGGGGAAAGCCTTTTCCACTCACTACCACAGGAAAAGTAAGAAGAGACCAAATCCGCAAGGAATTAATGTGTCGGCTACAATCTTTGCATAGTAATCTTTGA
- the LOC112796172 gene encoding 2-succinylbenzoate--CoA ligase, chloroplastic/peroxisomal isoform X3, protein MPMFESLADSPATCSGHNCRSPENDWARACGASSGLGSRLARPRCHIRGCNCHLRIQQSFEEAKFAMTVVKPVMLVTDESSQTWYSKLLKTDVPSLRWHALLDSTSSDLAKEWNGIAGLHSEMLKKHHVKPLPFDYSWAPDGAVMICFTSGTTGKPKGVTLSHGALIVQSLAKIAIVGYNEDDVYLHTTPLCHIGGLSSALTMLMVGGCHVLMPKFDPKSAVDAIERYGVTSLITVPAIMASLISLIRHKETWKGGETVKKILNGGGSLSLELIKDTNLFFHKAKLISAYGMTETCSSMTFMNLYDPMHETTISQNLQIVGEAASSNSIHQPQGICVGKAAPHVELKICEDDGTSHIGRILTRGPHTMLRYWDQTLTSSSNGRSEAWFDTGDIGSIDNHGNLWLLGRTNGRIKSGGENIYPEEVEAILQGHPGITSVVVVGIPDAYLTEMVAACIQLTENWQWLDQSNSNQEFYISKKSLHQYCIQHNLSRFKIPKMFLLWGKPFPLTTTGKVRRDQIRKELMCRLQSLHSNL, encoded by the exons ATGCCAATGTTTGAGTCGCTTGCTGACTCTCCGGCTACATGTTCCGGTCACAATTGCCGGTCACCGGAAAATGACTGGGCGAGAGCTTGTGGAGCAAGTTCTGGCCTTGGCTCAAGGCTTGCTCGACCTAGGTGTCACATCCGGGGATGTAATTGCCATCTCCGCATTCAACAG AGTTTTGAAGAGGCGAAATTCGCAATGACTGTGGTGAAGCCAGTGATGTTAGTCACTGATGAGAGCAGCCAAACATGGTACTCAAAACTTCTGAAAACGGATGTTCCATCTCTGAGATGGCATGCTTTATTGGATTCCACTTCCTCAGATTTAGCAAAGGAGTGGAATGGTATTGCTG GGTTGCACTCAGAAATGCTCAAGAAGCATCACGTAAAGCCTCTACCATTTGATTATTCCTGGGCGCCTGATGGTGCTGTAATGATATGCTTTACTTCAG GAACAACAGGAAAGCCTAAAGGAGTAACACTAAGCCATGGAGCATTGATCGTACAATCACTGGCAAAGATTGCCATAGTTGGATACAATGAGGATGAT GTTTATCTGCATACTACTCCATTATGCCATATTGGGGGATTGTCATCGGCTTTAACCATGCTTATGGTTGGAGGTTGCCATGTCTTGATGCCGAAGTTCGATCCAAAATCAGCTGTTGATGCCATAGAGCGATACGGGGTGACATCTCTGATCACAGTCCCTGCAATAATGGCCAGTCTCATTTCTCTAATTAG GCACAAAGAGACATGGAAAGGGGGAGAAACCGTAAAGAAAATACTTAATGGGGGTGGAAGCCTCTCACTTGAGCTCATCAAGGATACTAACTTATTCTTCCATAAAGCTAAGCTTATCTCAGCTTATG GGATGACAGAGACATGTTCTTCAATGACATTCATGAACCTTTATGATCcaatgcatgaaaccaccattaGCCAGAACCTTCAAATAGTTGGTGAGGCAGCATCATCAAATTCCATTCACCAGCCTCAAGGTATATGTGTTGGCAAAGCTGCACCTCATGTAGAACTTAAAATATGCGAAGATGATGGCACTAGTCACATAGGGAGAATTTTAACTAGAGGACCACACACAATGCTCAGGTATTGGGATCAAACTCTCACAAGTTCATCAAATGGCAGGAGTGAAGCATGGTTTGATACAGGTGACATTGGATCAATTGATAATCATGGTAATTTGTGGCTCCTTGGACGAACAAATGGTCGAATCAAGAGTGGTGGGGAGAACATTTACCCTGAAGAG GTTGAAGCAATTCTACAAGGACATCCAGGGATTACAAGTGTTGTTGTTGTAGGAATCCCAGATGCCTATCTTACAGAAATGGTAGCAGCATGTATCCAACTAACAGAAAATTGGCAATGGTTAGATCAATCTAATTCAAATCAAGAGTTTTACATATCTAAAAAGAGTCTCCACCAATATTGTATTCAACATAATCTAAGCAG GTTTAAGATACCAAAGATGTTTTTACTGTGGGGAAAGCCTTTTCCACTCACTACCACAGGAAAAGTAAGAAGAGACCAAATCCGCAAGGAATTAATGTGTCGGCTACAATCTTTGCATAGTAATCTTTGA
- the LOC112796172 gene encoding 2-succinylbenzoate--CoA ligase, chloroplastic/peroxisomal isoform X5, with amino-acid sequence MFAKLMKHLRSLFFILTSHSKSFEEAKFAMTVVKPVMLVTDESSQTWYSKLLKTDVPSLRWHALLDSTSSDLAKEWNGIAGLHSEMLKKHHVKPLPFDYSWAPDGAVMICFTSGTTGKPKGVTLSHGALIVQSLAKIAIVGYNEDDVYLHTTPLCHIGGLSSALTMLMVGGCHVLMPKFDPKSAVDAIERYGVTSLITVPAIMASLISLIRHKETWKGGETVKKILNGGGSLSLELIKDTNLFFHKAKLISAYGMTETCSSMTFMNLYDPMHETTISQNLQIVGEAASSNSIHQPQGICVGKAAPHVELKICEDDGTSHIGRILTRGPHTMLRYWDQTLTSSSNGRSEAWFDTGDIGSIDNHGNLWLLGRTNGRIKSGGENIYPEEVEAILQGHPGITSVVVVGIPDAYLTEMVAACIQLTENWQWLDQSNSNQEFYISKKSLHQYCIQHNLSRFKIPKMFLLWGKPFPLTTTGKVRRDQIRKELMCRLQSLHSNL; translated from the exons ATGTTTGCTAAGTTAATGAAGCACTTAAGAAGCCTTTTTTTCATTCTAACGAGCCATTCTAAG AGTTTTGAAGAGGCGAAATTCGCAATGACTGTGGTGAAGCCAGTGATGTTAGTCACTGATGAGAGCAGCCAAACATGGTACTCAAAACTTCTGAAAACGGATGTTCCATCTCTGAGATGGCATGCTTTATTGGATTCCACTTCCTCAGATTTAGCAAAGGAGTGGAATGGTATTGCTG GGTTGCACTCAGAAATGCTCAAGAAGCATCACGTAAAGCCTCTACCATTTGATTATTCCTGGGCGCCTGATGGTGCTGTAATGATATGCTTTACTTCAG GAACAACAGGAAAGCCTAAAGGAGTAACACTAAGCCATGGAGCATTGATCGTACAATCACTGGCAAAGATTGCCATAGTTGGATACAATGAGGATGAT GTTTATCTGCATACTACTCCATTATGCCATATTGGGGGATTGTCATCGGCTTTAACCATGCTTATGGTTGGAGGTTGCCATGTCTTGATGCCGAAGTTCGATCCAAAATCAGCTGTTGATGCCATAGAGCGATACGGGGTGACATCTCTGATCACAGTCCCTGCAATAATGGCCAGTCTCATTTCTCTAATTAG GCACAAAGAGACATGGAAAGGGGGAGAAACCGTAAAGAAAATACTTAATGGGGGTGGAAGCCTCTCACTTGAGCTCATCAAGGATACTAACTTATTCTTCCATAAAGCTAAGCTTATCTCAGCTTATG GGATGACAGAGACATGTTCTTCAATGACATTCATGAACCTTTATGATCcaatgcatgaaaccaccattaGCCAGAACCTTCAAATAGTTGGTGAGGCAGCATCATCAAATTCCATTCACCAGCCTCAAGGTATATGTGTTGGCAAAGCTGCACCTCATGTAGAACTTAAAATATGCGAAGATGATGGCACTAGTCACATAGGGAGAATTTTAACTAGAGGACCACACACAATGCTCAGGTATTGGGATCAAACTCTCACAAGTTCATCAAATGGCAGGAGTGAAGCATGGTTTGATACAGGTGACATTGGATCAATTGATAATCATGGTAATTTGTGGCTCCTTGGACGAACAAATGGTCGAATCAAGAGTGGTGGGGAGAACATTTACCCTGAAGAG GTTGAAGCAATTCTACAAGGACATCCAGGGATTACAAGTGTTGTTGTTGTAGGAATCCCAGATGCCTATCTTACAGAAATGGTAGCAGCATGTATCCAACTAACAGAAAATTGGCAATGGTTAGATCAATCTAATTCAAATCAAGAGTTTTACATATCTAAAAAGAGTCTCCACCAATATTGTATTCAACATAATCTAAGCAG GTTTAAGATACCAAAGATGTTTTTACTGTGGGGAAAGCCTTTTCCACTCACTACCACAGGAAAAGTAAGAAGAGACCAAATCCGCAAGGAATTAATGTGTCGGCTACAATCTTTGCATAGTAATCTTTGA
- the LOC112796172 gene encoding 2-succinylbenzoate--CoA ligase, chloroplastic/peroxisomal isoform X6, giving the protein MFAKLMKHLRSLFFILTSHSKSFEEAKFAMTVVKPVMLVTDESSQTWYSKLLKTDVPSLRWHALLDSTSSDLAKEWNGLHSEMLKKHHVKPLPFDYSWAPDGAVMICFTSGTTGKPKGVTLSHGALIVQSLAKIAIVGYNEDDVYLHTTPLCHIGGLSSALTMLMVGGCHVLMPKFDPKSAVDAIERYGVTSLITVPAIMASLISLIRHKETWKGGETVKKILNGGGSLSLELIKDTNLFFHKAKLISAYGMTETCSSMTFMNLYDPMHETTISQNLQIVGEAASSNSIHQPQGICVGKAAPHVELKICEDDGTSHIGRILTRGPHTMLRYWDQTLTSSSNGRSEAWFDTGDIGSIDNHGNLWLLGRTNGRIKSGGENIYPEEVEAILQGHPGITSVVVVGIPDAYLTEMVAACIQLTENWQWLDQSNSNQEFYISKKSLHQYCIQHNLSRFKIPKMFLLWGKPFPLTTTGKVRRDQIRKELMCRLQSLHSNL; this is encoded by the exons ATGTTTGCTAAGTTAATGAAGCACTTAAGAAGCCTTTTTTTCATTCTAACGAGCCATTCTAAG AGTTTTGAAGAGGCGAAATTCGCAATGACTGTGGTGAAGCCAGTGATGTTAGTCACTGATGAGAGCAGCCAAACATGGTACTCAAAACTTCTGAAAACGGATGTTCCATCTCTGAGATGGCATGCTTTATTGGATTCCACTTCCTCAGATTTAGCAAAGGAGTGGAATG GGTTGCACTCAGAAATGCTCAAGAAGCATCACGTAAAGCCTCTACCATTTGATTATTCCTGGGCGCCTGATGGTGCTGTAATGATATGCTTTACTTCAG GAACAACAGGAAAGCCTAAAGGAGTAACACTAAGCCATGGAGCATTGATCGTACAATCACTGGCAAAGATTGCCATAGTTGGATACAATGAGGATGAT GTTTATCTGCATACTACTCCATTATGCCATATTGGGGGATTGTCATCGGCTTTAACCATGCTTATGGTTGGAGGTTGCCATGTCTTGATGCCGAAGTTCGATCCAAAATCAGCTGTTGATGCCATAGAGCGATACGGGGTGACATCTCTGATCACAGTCCCTGCAATAATGGCCAGTCTCATTTCTCTAATTAG GCACAAAGAGACATGGAAAGGGGGAGAAACCGTAAAGAAAATACTTAATGGGGGTGGAAGCCTCTCACTTGAGCTCATCAAGGATACTAACTTATTCTTCCATAAAGCTAAGCTTATCTCAGCTTATG GGATGACAGAGACATGTTCTTCAATGACATTCATGAACCTTTATGATCcaatgcatgaaaccaccattaGCCAGAACCTTCAAATAGTTGGTGAGGCAGCATCATCAAATTCCATTCACCAGCCTCAAGGTATATGTGTTGGCAAAGCTGCACCTCATGTAGAACTTAAAATATGCGAAGATGATGGCACTAGTCACATAGGGAGAATTTTAACTAGAGGACCACACACAATGCTCAGGTATTGGGATCAAACTCTCACAAGTTCATCAAATGGCAGGAGTGAAGCATGGTTTGATACAGGTGACATTGGATCAATTGATAATCATGGTAATTTGTGGCTCCTTGGACGAACAAATGGTCGAATCAAGAGTGGTGGGGAGAACATTTACCCTGAAGAG GTTGAAGCAATTCTACAAGGACATCCAGGGATTACAAGTGTTGTTGTTGTAGGAATCCCAGATGCCTATCTTACAGAAATGGTAGCAGCATGTATCCAACTAACAGAAAATTGGCAATGGTTAGATCAATCTAATTCAAATCAAGAGTTTTACATATCTAAAAAGAGTCTCCACCAATATTGTATTCAACATAATCTAAGCAG GTTTAAGATACCAAAGATGTTTTTACTGTGGGGAAAGCCTTTTCCACTCACTACCACAGGAAAAGTAAGAAGAGACCAAATCCGCAAGGAATTAATGTGTCGGCTACAATCTTTGCATAGTAATCTTTGA